Proteins from one Primulina huaijiensis isolate GDHJ02 chromosome 18, ASM1229523v2, whole genome shotgun sequence genomic window:
- the LOC140965096 gene encoding probable indole-3-acetic acid-amido synthetase GH3.1, with amino-acid sequence MAVDSSPRSAVNCPEPNEKFAKALQFIEDMTKNTDSVQEKVLAEILGQNTETEYLQRFNLNGATDRDSFKSRIPVVTYEDLQPEIQRIANGDFSPILCSQPISEFLTSSGTSAGERKLMPTISEEMNRRQLLYNLLMPVMNLYVSGLDCGKGLYFLFVKAESKTPGGLVARPVLTSYYRSEQFKTRPYDPYNVYTSPDEAILCVDSFQSMYTQMLCGLLMREEVLRVGAVFASGLLRAIRFLQLNWRQLAHDISTGTLNPRITDTCIQEKMATILNEPNPNLAEFIAKECEDENWESIIPRIWPNTKYLDVIVTGAMAQYIPLLDFYSGGLPQACTMYASSECYFGLNLKPMTKPSQVSYTIMPNMGYFEFIPHGLSAPVKLSRDSPPRLVDLADLEVGKEYELVVTTYSGLSRYRVGDILRVTGFHNSAPQFKFIRRKNVLLSIDSDKTDESELQKAVEHASTVLREFRTSVVEYTSYADTKTIPGHYVIYWELLVKDPANGPTDDVLAKCCLTMEETMNSVYRQCRVADNSVGPLEIRIVKKGTFEELMDYAISRGASINQYKAPRCVSFTPIVELLNARVLSKHFSPSAPKWTPERRI; translated from the exons ATGGCCGTCGATTCTTCTCCACGATCGGCTGTGAACTGTCCGGAGCCGAACGAGAAATTTGCAAAGGCTCTTCAATTTATTGAAGATATGACAAAAAACACAGATTCCGTACAAGAGAAGGTGTTGGCCGAAATATTAGGCCAGAATACTGAAACTGAGTATCTGCAAAGGTTCAATCTCAATGGTGCCACCGACCGGGATTCTTTTAAGTCACGGATCCCTGTTGTCACCTACGAGGATCTACAACCTGAGATTCAACGAATCGCGAACGGGGATTTTTCGCCCATCCTTTGCTCTCAACCCATTTCTGAATTCCTTACTAG TTCTGGAACATCTGCGGGTGAAAGGAAACTCATGCCAACAATCAGTGAAGAGATGAACCGCCGCCAGTTGTTGTACAACCTTCTCATGCCCGTAATGAACCT ATACGTTTCAGGACTGGACTGTGGAAAAGGATTGTACTTTCTGTTTGTGAAGGCAGAATCTAAAACTCCAGGCGGGTTGGTCGCGCGCCCGGTTCTCACCAGCTACTACCGGAGCGAACAATTTAAGACCCGACCCTACGATCCTTATAATGTCTACACAAGTCCAGATGAAGCTATTCTCTGCGTAGATTCTTTTCAAAGCATGTACACTCAGATGCTTTGTGGCCTTCTGATGCGTGAGGAAGTTCTGCGGGTTGGAGCTGTTTTTGCTTCGGGACTTCTCCGGGCCATTCGATTTCTCCAACTAAACTGGAGACAACTCGCGCATGATATTTCCACCGGCACTTTAAACCCTAGAATTACTGATACTTGTATTCAAGAAAAGATGGCTACGATTCTAAATGAACCTAACCCTAATCTGGCTGAATTTATTGCAAAAGAGTGCGAGGATGAGAATTGGGAGAGTATAATTCCGAGAATCTGGCCTAATACTAAATATCTTGATGTAATTGTTACAGGCGCCATGGCTCAATATATCCCACTTCTTGATTTTTACAGCGGAGGCCTACCACAAGCTTGTACCATGTACGCTTCATCGGAGTGCTATTTCGGGCTTAATTTGAAGCCCATGACGAAACCCTCGCAAGTCTCATACACCATCATGCCTAATATGGGATATTTCGAGTTTATACCTCACGGCCTATCAGCCCCGGTGAAGCTTTCTCGGGACTCACCACCCCGATTGGTGGATTTGGCCGATTTAGAAGTTGGTAAGGAGTACGAACTCGTTGTGACAACCTACTCGGGATTGTCCCGCTACCGAGTAGGCGATATCCTGCGAGTCACTGGATTTCACAACTCCGCACCACAATTCAAGTTCATCAGGCGGAAGAATGTCTTGCTGAGCATTGACTCGGACAAGACCGATGAATCTGAGCTTCAAAAGGCCGTTGAACATGCTTCAACTGTGCTGAGAGAGTTTAGGACAAGTGTGGTGGAGTACACTAGCTACGCTGACACGAAAACCATTCCAGGACATTATGTGATATATTGGGAATTACTTGTAAAAGATCCAGCTAATGGCCCAACTGATGATGTTTTGGCCAAATGCTGTCTCACCATGGAAGAAACTATGAATTCAGTTTATAGACAATGTCGAGTCGCAGATAACTCAGTTGGACCACTCGAAATCCGTATTGTGAAAAAGGGAACATTTGAGGAGCTCATGGATTATGCAATATCGAGAGGCGCATCAATCAATCAGTACAAAGCCCCAAGATGTGTAAGTTTCACGCCTATCGTTGAACTACTCAATGCTCGAGTTTTGTCAAAACATTTCAGCCCATCTGCCCCGAAATGGACGCCAGAACGACGAATTTGA
- the LOC140964296 gene encoding probable cadmium/zinc-transporting ATPase HMA1, chloroplastic, with product MEILRLPTVCQLPSNWRTQKFKSVVHQNVRHYRKPRTRICLCNMSNARLINCSTDHNHHTHHHHRDHEHDGHNHHHHGHSHGLCAGCDVPLTKSQEIFLKFAKFIKWADLANFLREHLELCCCSAALFLATAACPYLLPKPAVKPFQQTFTFIAFPLVGVSASFDALMDIMAGKINIHVLMALAAFASVFMGNVLEGGMLLAMFNLSHIAEEYFTSRSKIDVKELKENHPEFALLLDVKNGELPSFSASTYTEVPVSDLEVGSYLLVKAGESVPVDCEVFLGRSTITIEHLTGEVKPVEKKVGDSIPGGARNLEGMMIVKAKKTWKESMLSRIVQLTEEAQLSKPRLQRWLDKFGERYSKAVIILSFAVAFMGPFLFKWPFFSTSVCRGSVYRALGLMVAGSPCALAVAPLAYATAISACAKKGILLKGGHVLDALASCQTIAFDKTGTLTTGEFMCKAIEPIHGHFGDNDKQIASCCVPSCEKEALAVAAALEKGTTHPIGRAVVDHSVGKDLPSVSIKSFENLPGRGLFATISTTEPGFGGGKTLKASIGSVEYITSLFQSDGESNKVKEAFDTSSHGGDFVRAALSVDKKVTLFHFEDKPRADSLDVIKSLQDKGNLRVMMLTGDHEMSASRVANAVGIKEVHCSLKPEDKLYHVTSIPRDTGGGLIMVGDGINDAPALAAATVGIVLAERASATAVAVADVLLLQDNISGVPFCVAKSRQTNSLVKQNVTIALSSIAVASLTSVSGFLPLWLTVLLHEGGTLLVCLNSVRALNSPSWSWRNDLLRLFDKFKLLLLSSRNGETGNDTIQAAPL from the exons ATGGAAATTCTCCGTCTCCCCACCGTATGTCAACTCCCATCCAACTGGAGAACCCAAAAATTCAAATCTGTAGTCCACCAAAATGTTCGCCACTACAGAAAACCCAGAACTCGGATCTGCCTCTGCAATATGTCGAATGCTCGTCTCATCAATTGCTCCACAGACCACAACCATCATACCCACCACCATCACCGTGACCACGAGCATGATGGccataatcatcatcatcacgGTCACAGTCATGGCCTTTGTGCTGGATGTGATGTTCCGCTGACAAAATCTCAGGAAATTTTCCTGAAGTTCGCCAAGTTTATTAAATGGGCTGATCTGGCTAATTTCTTAAGGGAGCATTTGGAACTCTGCTGCTGCTCAGCTGCTCTGTTTTTGGCAACTGCTGCGTGCCCCTACTTGCTCCCCAAGCCTGCTGTCAAGCCTTTTCAGCAAACCTTCACGTTCATTGCCTTCCCTCTTGTTGGG GTTTCGGCATCTTTTGATGCTCTGATGGATATCATGGCTGGGAAAATTAACATTCATGTTCTAATGGCTTTGGCTGCGTTTGCTTCAGTGTTTATGGGGAATGTTTTAGAAGGCGGAATGCTTTTAGCAATGTTCAATTTGTCTCACATTGCGGAAGAGTATTTTACTAGTAGGTCCAAAATTGATGTCAAGGAATTGAAAGAAAACCATCCTGAATTTGCTTTACTTTTGGACGTGAAGAATGGGGAGTTGCCCAGTTTTTCAGCCTCAACTTACACCGAGGTTCCTGTTAGTGATTTGGAGGTTGGGTCGTATTTATTGGTCAAAGCTGGTGAG TCAGTGCCTGTGGACTGTGAAGTTTTCCTTGGTAGATCAACCATTACAATCGAGCACTTGACTGGTGAAGTCAAACCCGTGGAAAAGAAAGTTGGAGACAGCATTCCTGGTGGTGCTCGGAACTTGGAAGGGATGATGATTGTGAAG GCAAAGAAGACTTGGAAAGAGTCAATGTTGAGTAGAATTGTGCAATTGACTGAAGAAGCTCAATTGAGTAAACCAAGGCTTCAAAGGTGGCTTGATAAATTTGGCGAGCGTTACAGCAAAGCTGTCATAATTTTATCCTTTGCTGTTGCATTCATGGGGCCATTTCTGTTTAAGTGGCCATTTTTCAGTACATCAG TTTGCAGAGGATCAGTTTATAGGGCATTGGGGCTTATGGTGGCTGGATCACCATGTGCATTGGCTGTTGCCCCTTTGGCATATGCCACAGCAATAAGTGCTTGTGCAAAAAAG GGCATTTTGCTTAAGGGGGGACATGTCCTAGATGCACTTGCTTCTTGCCAGACTATTGCATTTGACAAAACTGGCACATTAACAACTGGAGAATTCATGTGCAAAGCAATTGAACCAATACATGGACATTTTGGAGACAATGATAAACAAATAGCTTCGTGTTGTGTACCCAGCTGTGAGAAAGAAGctcttgctgttgctgctgccTTGGAGAAGGGAACCACCCACCCTATTGGaag AGCTGTTGTGGATCATAGTGTTGGGAAAGATCTCCCTTCAGTttcaattaaaagttttgagAATCTACCTGGCAGAGGTCTATTTGCTACTATATCTACCACTGAG CCAGGATTTGGAGGTGGTAAAACATTGAAAGCTTCAATTGGTTCTGTGGAGTACATCACTTCACTTTTTCAGTCGGATGGTGAATCGAATAAAGTTAAGGAGGCATTTGACACTTCTTCTCATGGAGGTGACTTTGTTCGGGCTGCACTTTCTGTCGATAAAAAg GTGACACTATTTCACTTTGAAGATAAACCTCGAGCAGATTCTTTGGATGTAATAAAGTCATTGCAAGATAAAGGAAATCTCCGTGTTATGATGCTAACTGGTGATCACGAGATGAGTGCTTCGCGAGTAGCCAATGCTGTGGGCATCAAAGAAGTTCACTGCAGCCTAAAGCCAGAGGACAAACTCTATCATGTGACAAGTATTCCCAGAGATACAG GTGGAGGTCTTATCATGGTAGGCGATGGAATTAATGATGCTCCGGCCTTGGCTGCTGCCACTGTTGGTATTGTTCTAGCAGAGCGTGCCAGTGCAACTGCTGTAGCTGTTGCTGATGTGCTGTTACTTCAGGACAATATTTCCGGGGTTCCATTTTGTGTCGCAAAATCTCGACAAACTAATTCCTTG GTTAAGCAAAATGTTACTATTGCATTATCTAGCATTGCTGTAGCCTCCCTTACTTCCGTCTCGGGGTTTCTTCCTCTTTGGCTAACA